A single Triticum dicoccoides isolate Atlit2015 ecotype Zavitan chromosome 2A, WEW_v2.0, whole genome shotgun sequence DNA region contains:
- the LOC119355686 gene encoding protein LOW PSII ACCUMULATION 1, chloroplastic-like: MTMAARPIPSSPATVSLPAPLLFLPPISRKPSASLSCSSRARRGARCSAANKPSSPPSAAPGNEVSGGSSSSMAKIRSEVLSPFRSVRMFFYLAFMASAGLGSLIALTQLLPALGNPARAAGVPETLKGLGIDVAAVAVFAFLYSRDRKASDAQVARLTREENLSRLKLRVGDGGRVVPLSELRGSARLVIVAGPAEFVAESFRRSRPFLRDLMERGVLVLPFPTDGNAPALEFGEDGDGGEAEAEDEEVVRKSRRLWQLSPVYTSEWAKWLAEQKKMANVTPDSPVYLSLRMDGRVRGSGVGYPPWQAFVAQLPQVKGMWSGLFDGMDGRV; the protein is encoded by the exons ATGACGATGGCCGCGCGGCCGATCCCCTCCTCCCCCGCCACCGTCTCCCTGCCCGCCCCGCTCCTCTTTCTCCCGCCGATTTCTCGGAAGCCGTCGGCCTCCTTATCCTGCAGCAGCAGAGCACGCCGCGGCGCCCGGTGCTCCGCCGCGAACAAGCCCTCCTCACCCCCTTCCGCCGCTCCGGGCAACGAGGTAAG cggcggcagcagcagctccATGGCCAAGATAAGGAGCGAGGTGCTGTCCCCGTTCCGGTCGGTGCGCATGTTCTTCTACCTCGCCTTCATGGCCAGCGCGGGCCTGGGTAGCCTCATCGCGCTCACGCAGCTCCTCCCGGCGCTGGGGAACCCCGCGAGGGCGGCGGGCGTCCCGGAGACGCTCAAGGGCCTGGGCATCGACGTGGCGGCGGTGGCCGTCTTCGCGTTCCTCTACTCGCGCGACCGCAAGGCCAGCGACGCGCAGGTGGCCAGGCTGACGCGGGAGGAGAACCTGTCGAGGCTCAAGCTCCGCGTCGGCGACGGCGGCCGGGTGGTGCCGCTGAGCGAGCTGCGGGGCAGCGCGCGGCTCGTCATCGTCGCCGGCCCCGCCGAGTTCGTCGCCGAGTCGTTCCGCCGGAGCAGGCCGTTCCTCAGGGACCTCATGGAGAGGGGCGTGCTGGTGCTGCCCTTCCCCACGGACGGCAACGCGCCGGCGCTGGAGTTCGGCGAGGACGGCGACGgcggggaggcggaggcggaggacgAGGAGGTCGTCAGGAAGAGCAGGAGGCTCTGGCAGCTCTCGCCGGTGTACACCTCCGAGTGGGCAAA ATGGTTGGCTGAGCAGAAGAAGATGGCGAATGTGACGCCTGATTCCCCTGT GTACCTGTCGCTGAGGATGGACGGCCGCgtccggggcagcggcgtcggctaTCCTCCATGGCAAGCGTTCGTGGCGCAGCTGCCGCAGGTCAAAGGGATGTGGTCGGGACTTTTTGATGGAATGGACGGGAGAGTGTAG